A window of the Mannheimia granulomatis genome harbors these coding sequences:
- a CDS encoding terminase large subunit — protein MTPWHTYAEQVQNGEIIACKRIKQAVERYFSDLNNPEYYFDEEIVTKFIKFSALCPHVKGPLYGKPIELSDWQIFLFANILGFKYRDSGLRKYRSAYVQVARKNAKSTVAAILANWWLVMEEGQQDIYTAAVSRDQARIVFDDAKKMATLSKPLSKRLTIQQHKMLYTQKNSLMRPLAAKSSTIEGTNPSLAIVDEYHLHPDNSVYSALELGQGARPEGLLFAITTAGSNTISACKQHYDYCCQILDGSEQNESIFIMIFELDDETDIDDPKNWIKANPNIGKSIPYKDFENTIAKARGIPSEWVEMLTKRFNVWCNGSTPWLGDGNWKACERAYHEEELQGKACYMGLDLSSTNDLTSLCYVFPVEQNKVRIITRHYIPEYQLANVANKNRAMYRNWERMGWLRITKGDCIDYDRIRDDIFKDAEKFEIKMIGFDVWNATHLRTQLQGYGLEVEPFPQTYQRYSPVAKSAEVLINRQMIEHNGDPILAWALSNVVMESDANANIKPNKKKSANKIDPAIAFLMALGTYQLEYGDLAFEMTEEQRKTLENFTGVDI, from the coding sequence ATGACACCGTGGCACACTTACGCAGAACAAGTACAAAATGGCGAAATCATCGCTTGTAAACGCATAAAGCAAGCGGTAGAGCGTTATTTTTCTGACCTAAACAACCCCGAATACTATTTTGATGAAGAGATTGTAACGAAATTCATCAAGTTTTCAGCCCTTTGCCCGCACGTTAAAGGGCCTTTATACGGCAAACCGATAGAGCTTTCAGACTGGCAAATCTTCTTATTTGCGAACATTTTAGGCTTTAAATACCGTGATAGTGGCTTGCGAAAATACAGATCCGCTTATGTTCAAGTGGCACGAAAAAACGCAAAAAGCACGGTGGCGGCAATACTGGCTAACTGGTGGCTGGTTATGGAAGAAGGGCAACAAGATATTTACACTGCAGCAGTAAGCCGAGATCAAGCCCGAATTGTATTTGATGACGCAAAGAAAATGGCAACCTTAAGCAAGCCATTAAGCAAACGCCTCACAATCCAACAGCACAAAATGCTATACACGCAAAAAAATAGCCTAATGCGACCGCTTGCGGCTAAATCCTCCACCATTGAAGGTACAAACCCAAGCCTTGCGATTGTGGACGAATACCACTTACACCCCGATAACAGCGTATATAGTGCGTTAGAGCTAGGGCAAGGGGCAAGACCTGAAGGGCTTTTATTTGCGATCACGACTGCGGGCAGTAACACTATTTCAGCCTGTAAACAACATTATGATTATTGCTGCCAAATTTTGGACGGTTCAGAACAGAACGAGAGCATTTTTATAATGATTTTTGAGCTAGACGATGAAACCGATATTGACGACCCGAAAAACTGGATCAAGGCAAACCCCAACATAGGGAAATCTATTCCTTACAAAGATTTTGAAAATACCATAGCCAAAGCAAGGGGCATTCCGTCCGAATGGGTGGAAATGCTAACTAAACGCTTCAATGTATGGTGCAACGGCTCTACCCCGTGGCTAGGTGATGGCAACTGGAAAGCGTGCGAAAGAGCCTACCACGAAGAAGAATTACAAGGTAAAGCGTGCTATATGGGGCTTGATTTATCCAGTACCAACGACTTAACAAGCCTTTGCTATGTTTTCCCGGTGGAACAAAACAAAGTACGAATAATCACCCGGCACTACATACCCGAATACCAGCTTGCGAATGTGGCAAACAAGAACCGTGCGATGTATCGCAACTGGGAGCGTATGGGCTGGCTACGCATTACTAAGGGCGACTGTATCGATTATGACCGAATTAGAGATGATATTTTCAAAGACGCAGAAAAATTTGAAATCAAGATGATCGGCTTCGATGTATGGAACGCTACCCACTTAAGAACGCAGTTACAAGGCTATGGGCTGGAAGTTGAGCCATTCCCACAAACCTATCAACGCTATAGCCCTGTGGCAAAATCAGCCGAAGTGCTAATCAATCGCCAAATGATAGAGCATAACGGAGACCCTATTCTAGCGTGGGCGTTATCAAATGTCGTAATGGAATCCGATGCCAACGCCAACATTAAGCCGAACAAGAAGAAATCAGCAAATAAAATCGACCCGGCAATCGCCTTTTTAATGGCGTTAGGCACTTATCAGCTTGAATATGGCGATCTTGCTTTCGAGATGACAGAAGAACAACGTAAAACCCTAGAGAATTTCACAGGAGTGGATATTTAA
- a CDS encoding DNA primase family protein yields MAKLKNAPNVGQQPKGKPYEAYIIAGSNAWDKTKQKTVLEWTKAEPNYQPIILGGKQLQEIDCLKLAVEVGYIAIYRAGELTEAEKSAICQNLAQHSTAETVVFYDEALQLEENASGYIARLRTENGRSVADKPKIKESDSTNDKARAFQKWLGLDLAFQCSNREIHAYNGKIWEKVEREQINRNVVTFLEENGIGYSKKSVTSLLETMEIQLPLMGEPLGDLVAFNNGVLNRSTLLFEPHNRQNWLTAYIPYSYDENTAETPHFDQWLNFVSDSNKSKAKNILAALYAILTNRYNWQVFFQVTGKGGSGKSIFSGIATLLAGEKNTASARLENFDDERGLAGFEDKKLIICSEQTKYAGDGGGLKAITGGDMVRVRYNYQQPFSTKIKALVMIVNNEPCKWTERNGGIERRIVNYCFDKVMPDNERDPYFMDKITLEIGGIIRKVLDTFLDVEEAKKALEEQKGSKEALEIKMESDPITAFFEYFYTSEELNGLFIGNTPKGLGEPQKYLYHAYLEYVRALGLATLNVMSFSKSIEQALKQHGNPYPFTKQRRNNGRRTNVHFKDFDVFRREIIQ; encoded by the coding sequence ATGGCTAAACTCAAAAACGCCCCCAATGTTGGTCAGCAACCTAAAGGCAAGCCATACGAGGCTTATATCATCGCTGGCTCAAATGCGTGGGATAAAACCAAACAGAAAACTGTGCTAGAGTGGACGAAAGCTGAGCCAAATTATCAGCCTATCATTTTAGGTGGTAAACAACTTCAAGAAATCGACTGCTTGAAGCTGGCGGTAGAGGTGGGATATATCGCAATTTATCGAGCGGGAGAGCTGACAGAGGCGGAGAAATCCGCTATCTGCCAAAACCTGGCCCAACACTCAACGGCTGAAACCGTGGTTTTTTATGACGAAGCCCTACAGCTTGAAGAAAATGCGAGTGGATATATTGCCAGATTGCGTACTGAGAATGGAAGAAGTGTGGCGGATAAGCCGAAGATCAAAGAAAGCGATAGCACCAATGACAAGGCGAGAGCTTTTCAAAAGTGGCTAGGCTTAGATCTTGCCTTTCAATGCAGCAACCGAGAAATACACGCATATAACGGCAAAATATGGGAAAAAGTGGAGAGAGAACAGATAAACCGAAATGTCGTTACCTTTTTAGAAGAAAACGGCATAGGGTATAGTAAAAAATCGGTTACATCGCTACTTGAGACAATGGAGATCCAACTACCATTAATGGGCGAGCCTTTAGGCGATTTAGTTGCATTTAATAATGGTGTATTAAATCGTAGCACACTATTATTTGAGCCACATAACCGCCAAAACTGGCTAACTGCTTATATTCCATATAGCTATGACGAGAACACAGCCGAAACGCCCCATTTTGATCAATGGTTGAATTTTGTATCAGATAGTAATAAAAGCAAGGCAAAAAACATTCTAGCCGCACTTTATGCGATTTTAACAAACCGCTACAACTGGCAAGTATTCTTCCAAGTAACAGGGAAAGGCGGTAGCGGAAAGTCTATATTTTCGGGTATTGCTACGCTATTAGCTGGAGAAAAGAACACGGCTTCCGCAAGGTTAGAAAATTTTGATGATGAAAGAGGTTTAGCAGGTTTTGAAGATAAAAAGCTGATTATCTGCTCCGAGCAGACGAAATACGCTGGCGATGGTGGCGGATTAAAAGCGATAACTGGCGGTGATATGGTAAGGGTGAGGTATAACTACCAGCAACCCTTCAGCACAAAAATAAAAGCCTTAGTGATGATTGTCAATAATGAGCCTTGTAAGTGGACGGAACGCAACGGCGGAATAGAAAGACGAATAGTAAACTATTGCTTCGATAAAGTAATGCCAGATAATGAGCGTGATCCGTATTTTATGGATAAAATTACGCTTGAAATTGGCGGTATTATCAGAAAAGTGCTTGATACTTTTCTTGATGTTGAGGAAGCTAAAAAAGCCCTAGAAGAACAAAAGGGGAGTAAAGAGGCTTTAGAAATTAAGATGGAATCTGATCCAATAACGGCTTTCTTTGAGTATTTCTATACTTCAGAAGAATTAAATGGGCTTTTTATTGGAAACACACCAAAAGGGCTAGGAGAGCCACAAAAATACCTCTACCACGCTTATTTAGAATATGTAAGAGCGTTAGGGCTGGCAACGTTGAACGTAATGTCGTTCAGTAAAAGCATTGAACAGGCACTCAAGCAACACGGCAACCCTTACCCATTTACGAAACAGCGAAGAAATAATGGACGCAGAACAAACGTTCACTTTAAAGACTTTGATGTGTTCAGGCGTGAAATTATACAGTAA
- a CDS encoding tyrosine-type recombinase/integrase has protein sequence MARTTKALNKTQIENAKPKDKEYILSDGDGLNLRVKPLPKGSKIWIFNYTNPITKGRTNLTIGRYPSVTLAEARAIRDEYRALLAKGIDPKKEQERIQQEAENRVNDTFRNVAESYFNGIYKEKAKNPLTREKNWIRLENHIFPYIGDQHVEEIKVKGLVDIYSKVADKSNTLKKLHQLVSAVMDHAITQGIIESHNCRLAVKNFYIKPSTPNPTIRPQELPQLFTDLHNAKLSKKTYALVCWSFLTALRPNEAVNAEWKEIDFEKKLWNIPKEKMKGKEDKKRPHTVPLSSQALKILEMMKMYSNSSPFVFPGRSSNSKPMSNATVNSTLKRNGYKGRLTAHGIRAFVKTFLASRKVERNVSESILSHLLEGGDDLENTYNRYDFLEERVPVMQLLGDYCEQCGMNLTLNFN, from the coding sequence ATGGCTAGAACAACCAAGGCATTAAACAAAACTCAAATAGAAAACGCCAAGCCAAAAGATAAAGAATACATTTTATCCGATGGCGATGGATTAAATCTTAGAGTTAAACCACTTCCTAAAGGCTCTAAAATTTGGATTTTTAATTACACCAATCCAATAACCAAAGGTAGAACAAATTTAACTATTGGTCGTTATCCTTCCGTTACACTTGCTGAAGCTCGTGCTATCCGTGATGAATACCGAGCTTTATTAGCAAAAGGAATAGACCCTAAAAAAGAGCAAGAGAGAATCCAACAAGAAGCAGAAAATAGAGTAAATGACACTTTCCGGAATGTTGCCGAAAGCTATTTCAATGGCATTTATAAAGAGAAAGCGAAAAATCCGCTTACTCGTGAAAAGAATTGGATAAGGCTAGAAAATCATATTTTCCCTTATATTGGCGATCAGCACGTTGAAGAAATCAAAGTCAAAGGCTTAGTTGATATTTATTCTAAAGTGGCCGACAAAAGCAACACATTAAAAAAACTGCATCAGCTTGTATCTGCTGTAATGGATCACGCCATTACACAAGGCATTATAGAAAGCCATAATTGCCGGTTAGCAGTTAAAAACTTTTACATCAAGCCATCTACTCCAAATCCAACGATTAGGCCCCAAGAACTGCCGCAATTATTCACCGATTTACATAATGCGAAGTTATCAAAAAAAACTTACGCCCTTGTCTGTTGGTCGTTTTTGACTGCTCTACGCCCGAATGAGGCCGTTAATGCGGAATGGAAAGAGATAGACTTTGAGAAAAAACTATGGAATATCCCTAAAGAGAAAATGAAAGGGAAAGAGGATAAAAAACGCCCTCACACCGTACCGTTATCTTCCCAAGCGTTAAAAATATTAGAGATGATGAAAATGTACTCTAATTCCAGCCCTTTTGTTTTTCCCGGTCGTTCATCAAATAGTAAACCAATGAGCAACGCAACCGTAAATTCAACATTAAAAAGAAACGGATACAAAGGTAGGCTTACTGCTCACGGTATTAGGGCGTTTGTTAAAACATTCTTAGCTTCTCGCAAAGTAGAAAGGAATGTATCAGAATCAATATTATCCCATTTATTAGAAGGTGGCGATGATTTGGAAAATACATACAACCGATATGATTTTTTAGAAGAGCGTGTGCCAGTAATGCAGCTTTTAGGCGATTACTGCGAACAGTGCGGAATGAATTTGACCTTGAATTTTAATTAA
- a CDS encoding helix-turn-helix transcriptional regulator encodes MTQSQTQSKKLISGKEVTAIVGFGRTKLNLLVKANQFPQPIRFSDNFIRWDLEEVNSWIEEQKAARA; translated from the coding sequence ATGACCCAATCACAAACCCAATCTAAAAAATTGATTTCCGGCAAGGAAGTCACCGCCATTGTTGGCTTCGGCCGTACAAAACTAAATTTACTGGTAAAAGCCAATCAATTTCCACAACCGATCCGATTTTCAGACAACTTTATCCGCTGGGATTTAGAAGAAGTGAATAGTTGGATTGAAGAGCAAAAAGCAGCAAGGGCTTAA
- a CDS encoding exonuclease domain-containing protein: MNKFVIVDIETANPDITSICQIAIVTYENGEITDQWHTLINPKTYFHEINVMIHGITERKVRNAPTSFRCGGYYQRKICG, encoded by the coding sequence ATGAATAAATTCGTTATTGTGGATATTGAAACCGCAAACCCAGATATTACCAGTATTTGCCAAATCGCTATAGTAACCTATGAAAATGGCGAGATTACAGACCAATGGCACACCTTAATCAATCCTAAAACTTACTTCCACGAAATAAATGTAATGATACACGGCATCACAGAAAGAAAAGTAAGAAATGCACCGACATCTTTCAGATGTGGCGGATATTATCAAAGAAAAATTTGCGGATAA
- a CDS encoding DNA topoisomerase III encodes MRLFVAEKPSLARAIADVLPKPHNRGDGFIQCGENDMVTWCIGHLLEQAEPDVYDERFKMWRMEHLPIIPEQWKLVPKKETLKQFKVVEKLIKKADVLVNAGDPDREGQLLVDEVFGYLNLPPERRNQIQRCLVSDLNPSAVSRAIEKLQKNTDFIPLATSALARARADWLYGINMTRAYTLQGRWAGYKGVLSVGRVQTPVLGLIVRRDLEIENFVPKDYFEVFAHIVVPETQEKFKAQWQPSKACEDYQDEDGRVLSRPLAENVVKRITNQPASVTEYQDKIEKETAPLPYSLSVLQMEAAGKYGLSAQTVLDICQKLYETHKLITYPRSDNRYLPNEHFNDRFKVMAAIAHHLPEYQEKPEAVDPNQRNRCWNDKEVEAHHAIIPTSRQGTVHLTENEKRIYQLIARQYLLQFCPDAEYRKSKIGLEIAGGNFIAQARNLVVAGWKSLLGKEDNFDISEPPLPIVKKGQQLHCENGEIISKKTQPPRYFTDRSLLSAMTGIARFVQDKELKKILRETDGLGTEATRAGIIELLFKRGFLIRKGKNIHSTEAGRTLIHALPDSATQPDMTAHWEMQLNQISKKETSYQQFMFELSNQLPNLLQSPNRQILQNLAKISPLAAKPKARYAKKTTQSAEN; translated from the coding sequence ATGCGTTTATTTGTAGCAGAAAAACCCAGCCTCGCTCGTGCAATTGCCGATGTCTTACCGAAGCCTCACAACCGAGGTGACGGTTTTATTCAGTGCGGTGAAAATGATATGGTGACTTGGTGTATCGGTCATTTATTAGAACAAGCTGAGCCTGATGTTTACGATGAACGCTTTAAAATGTGGCGGATGGAACACCTACCTATAATTCCGGAACAATGGAAATTAGTACCGAAAAAAGAAACCCTAAAACAGTTTAAGGTAGTGGAAAAACTCATCAAAAAAGCGGATGTTTTAGTCAATGCCGGCGACCCGGATCGAGAAGGGCAATTATTAGTGGATGAAGTCTTCGGCTACCTAAATTTACCCCCTGAACGCCGTAATCAAATTCAACGTTGCCTGGTAAGCGATCTCAACCCAAGTGCGGTGAGCAGAGCCATTGAAAAATTGCAAAAAAATACCGATTTTATACCGCTTGCGACCTCAGCTCTTGCCCGCGCTAGAGCCGACTGGCTTTACGGCATCAATATGACTCGAGCCTATACACTGCAAGGGCGTTGGGCTGGATATAAAGGGGTATTATCAGTAGGCAGGGTGCAAACTCCTGTGCTTGGGCTGATTGTTCGCCGAGATTTGGAAATTGAAAATTTTGTACCCAAAGATTATTTCGAAGTATTCGCCCATATTGTAGTACCGGAAACCCAAGAGAAATTTAAAGCACAATGGCAGCCAAGCAAGGCTTGTGAAGATTATCAAGATGAAGACGGTCGAGTGCTTTCCCGCCCGTTGGCAGAAAATGTGGTCAAACGCATCACCAATCAGCCGGCAAGTGTCACCGAATACCAAGATAAAATCGAAAAAGAAACCGCACCGCTTCCCTATTCTCTCTCTGTTTTACAAATGGAAGCGGCGGGTAAATATGGGCTATCGGCTCAAACCGTATTAGATATTTGTCAGAAATTATATGAAACCCATAAGCTGATTACCTACCCTCGCTCCGATAACCGCTATTTGCCGAATGAGCATTTTAACGATCGCTTTAAAGTGATGGCTGCAATCGCCCATCATCTACCGGAATATCAAGAAAAACCAGAGGCAGTTGATCCAAATCAACGCAATCGTTGTTGGAACGATAAAGAGGTTGAGGCACATCATGCGATTATTCCAACCTCTCGACAAGGTACGGTGCATTTAACTGAAAACGAAAAGCGAATTTACCAACTGATAGCCCGTCAATATTTATTGCAATTTTGCCCCGATGCCGAGTATCGCAAAAGCAAAATCGGGCTTGAAATTGCAGGCGGGAATTTTATCGCTCAAGCCCGCAATTTAGTAGTTGCAGGCTGGAAGTCACTTTTAGGCAAAGAAGATAATTTTGATATATCAGAACCGCCACTTCCGATTGTGAAAAAAGGGCAACAACTGCATTGTGAAAATGGCGAAATTATCAGTAAAAAAACACAACCGCCCCGTTATTTTACCGACCGTAGCCTGCTTTCAGCCATGACAGGTATTGCCCGCTTTGTGCAAGATAAAGAACTGAAAAAAATCTTGCGAGAAACCGACGGATTAGGCACCGAAGCCACTCGAGCAGGGATTATCGAATTACTGTTTAAACGTGGTTTTCTCATTCGCAAAGGTAAAAATATCCACAGCACTGAAGCAGGTAGAACGCTGATTCATGCCTTACCTGATTCCGCGACTCAACCTGATATGACGGCTCATTGGGAAATGCAGCTGAATCAAATTAGTAAAAAAGAAACAAGCTATCAACAATTTATGTTTGAGCTAAGCAATCAACTACCTAACTTATTGCAAAGTCCTAATCGGCAAATTTTGCAAAATTTAGCTAAAATTTCACCGCTTGCAGCGAAGCCAAAAGCTCGTTATGCAAAAAAGACAACACAATCTGCTGAAAATTAA
- a CDS encoding HK97-gp10 family putative phage morphogenesis protein, with the protein MSAKITGLKELQQALKKKEKEIQSKAKKAIRKSLNAGAKEAKGIMKPYIPVLGSSTNFRQKGTVKNNLRHRTHIARDGLSGSTIIRIRRAGGKRMARVGENTRDRTDPFYWFMLDRGTSKMTGTHFFDKGAKAAEERALRTVANTFEKEMKDVIK; encoded by the coding sequence ATGAGTGCCAAAATTACAGGACTTAAAGAACTACAGCAAGCCTTGAAGAAGAAAGAAAAAGAAATTCAGAGCAAGGCTAAAAAAGCGATCAGAAAATCGCTGAATGCCGGGGCAAAAGAGGCAAAAGGCATAATGAAGCCTTATATTCCTGTGCTAGGCTCAAGCACTAATTTTAGACAAAAAGGCACGGTAAAAAACAACCTCCGACACCGCACTCATATAGCCCGAGATGGTTTAAGCGGATCGACTATTATCAGAATTAGACGAGCTGGCGGAAAACGTATGGCAAGAGTAGGCGAAAATACGAGAGACCGCACCGACCCTTTCTACTGGTTTATGCTTGATCGAGGAACAAGCAAAATGACCGGCACACACTTTTTTGACAAAGGAGCAAAAGCGGCAGAGGAAAGAGCCTTGCGAACGGTAGCAAATACTTTTGAAAAAGAGATGAAAGATGTTATAAAATAA
- a CDS encoding HNH endonuclease: protein MPLQPLRRCTFPGCRNRVKSGRCEEHKPKDTRESAAKRGYDHRWTKYRKGYLAQNPLCVMCLTKGIYTPATVIDHIKPVENGQADPLFWVQSNHQALCRDCHSYKTREIDKRGYGAKK from the coding sequence ATGCCACTACAACCCTTAAGGCGTTGCACCTTTCCCGGTTGTCGTAATCGTGTGAAGTCTGGACGATGTGAAGAACATAAACCGAAGGACACCCGAGAGAGTGCAGCTAAACGAGGTTACGATCACCGATGGACGAAATACCGCAAAGGCTACTTAGCACAAAATCCCTTGTGTGTGATGTGTTTAACAAAAGGAATCTACACACCAGCAACGGTGATAGACCATATTAAACCAGTTGAGAACGGACAAGCTGATCCGCTCTTTTGGGTGCAATCAAACCATCAAGCATTATGCCGTGATTGCCACAGCTACAAGACACGAGAGATAGACAAACGAGGATATGGAGCGAAGAAATAA
- a CDS encoding SlyX protein produces the protein MTNQKFLPKKAYSINDAVKYISLNHNISITEADLLEYIQNGDLVASIHIDGRINKIDCINRKELAENEKLRVRSEEIFLQFSKSECNATIQRNEDFEVISIDLRNIYFNITVILNDEFYLDSYFSDNDKIRLYSGEIGRFQNILFNGYFPLPREIFDKYNVRELILQGYIDELEDIKANTGESFYFHLPFYENRTKVYLDDIYILHQDIIEFLELFSVIEPNNKQDELQKLKNQIKEKNEEISKFYQDTGTKERISVQQKQLFALLVKKCYSNLDSRNKVFEVINADLKEAGIRNTAIKADTFYKLIDESADFTKEIFPPKKS, from the coding sequence ATGACTAATCAAAAATTCTTACCTAAGAAAGCATATTCAATCAATGACGCAGTAAAGTATATTTCTTTAAACCATAATATAAGCATAACAGAAGCAGATTTACTTGAATATATTCAGAATGGTGATTTAGTGGCTTCTATTCATATAGACGGAAGAATAAATAAAATAGACTGTATCAATAGAAAAGAGCTTGCTGAAAATGAAAAGTTAAGAGTTCGTAGTGAAGAAATATTCTTACAATTTAGTAAATCAGAATGCAATGCCACAATTCAAAGAAATGAAGATTTTGAAGTCATAAGCATAGACTTAAGAAATATTTATTTTAATATAACTGTAATTCTAAATGATGAATTTTATCTAGATAGCTACTTTTCTGATAATGATAAAATTAGGCTATACTCTGGTGAAATAGGAAGATTTCAAAATATATTATTTAATGGTTATTTTCCTTTGCCTAGAGAAATATTTGATAAGTACAACGTGAGAGAACTTATTTTACAAGGCTACATAGATGAGCTAGAGGATATAAAAGCAAACACAGGGGAATCGTTCTACTTTCATTTACCTTTTTATGAAAATAGAACAAAAGTATATTTAGATGATATTTATATTCTTCATCAAGATATTATTGAGTTTTTAGAGTTGTTTTCTGTTATTGAGCCAAATAATAAACAAGATGAGTTACAGAAACTAAAAAATCAAATCAAAGAGAAAAACGAGGAGATTTCAAAATTTTATCAAGACACAGGAACAAAAGAGCGTATCAGCGTTCAGCAAAAGCAACTATTTGCCCTATTAGTTAAAAAATGTTATTCAAATCTGGATAGTAGAAATAAAGTATTTGAAGTGATAAATGCGGACTTGAAAGAAGCAGGAATAAGAAATACTGCAATTAAAGCTGATACATTCTACAAATTGATTGATGAATCAGCTGATTTTACAAAAGAAATTTTTCCGCCCAAAAAATCCTAA
- a CDS encoding phage terminase small subunit P27 family: MTKKKLPKAPDYLDKIAKEQWGSKIKVLAERGDITSEDYTNLELYCVNYSLYRQAVQNIAERGFSITNSQGTEARNPALTAKSEAEKIIIKMSSLLGFDPVSRRKTPIDTEETDALDQL; this comes from the coding sequence ATGACAAAAAAGAAACTACCCAAAGCCCCCGACTACCTCGACAAAATCGCAAAGGAACAATGGGGCAGTAAAATTAAAGTATTAGCTGAGCGTGGCGATATAACAAGCGAAGATTACACCAATTTAGAGCTTTATTGCGTGAATTATTCACTTTATCGACAAGCGGTTCAAAATATCGCAGAACGTGGCTTTAGCATTACCAACAGCCAAGGTACAGAAGCACGCAATCCGGCACTTACAGCTAAAAGCGAAGCTGAAAAAATCATTATAAAGATGTCTTCATTACTAGGCTTTGACCCGGTAAGCAGACGTAAAACCCCGATAGATACCGAAGAAACTGACGCACTAGACCAACTATGA
- the secG gene encoding preprotein translocase subunit SecG, giving the protein MLINVLTIAYLVVAILLIAFVLMQQGKGADAGASFGAGASATVFGSAGSANFLSRITALLATIFFAISLVIGNLSSHSKAPTSQFEDLSQVEQKQVEPVKTENSDIPQ; this is encoded by the coding sequence ATGTTAATTAATGTCTTAACAATTGCTTATCTTGTTGTTGCCATCTTACTGATTGCATTCGTATTAATGCAGCAAGGTAAAGGCGCTGACGCAGGTGCATCATTTGGTGCTGGTGCTTCAGCTACTGTGTTTGGTTCAGCAGGTTCGGCAAATTTTTTATCAAGAATAACAGCACTATTAGCAACAATCTTCTTTGCAATTAGCTTAGTAATCGGTAACTTAAGTTCACATTCAAAAGCACCAACAAGCCAATTTGAAGATTTAAGCCAAGTTGAACAAAAACAGGTTGAGCCTGTTAAAACAGAAAACAGCGATATCCCTCAATAA
- a CDS encoding BRCT domain-containing protein, whose protein sequence is MHRHLSDVADIIKEKFADNLICSYGAFDRSSLTRIFPELPNQWLDIVRVVRRSWDKQFAKYGYGLSSMAEALKINQENHHDALDDVLVAGEILKKALADSQQDLAFWLDRVRKPIDLEAYNKAHSKLEGNPEGSLYGETVVFTGELSIPRAKAAEMAAQAGCNVATGVSKKVTLLVIGEQDITKLAGKELSSKEIKARELIEKGYPIQLLSESDFYHLIQSS, encoded by the coding sequence ATGCACCGACATCTTTCAGATGTGGCGGATATTATCAAAGAAAAATTTGCGGATAACTTAATTTGTTCTTACGGAGCATTTGATAGAAGTTCATTGACTAGAATTTTCCCTGAATTACCTAATCAATGGCTTGATATTGTTAGAGTAGTACGCCGTTCTTGGGATAAACAATTTGCTAAATATGGTTATGGTTTATCAAGTATGGCGGAAGCATTAAAGATTAATCAAGAAAACCATCACGATGCTTTAGATGATGTGTTAGTAGCTGGTGAAATCCTAAAGAAAGCATTAGCGGATAGCCAGCAAGATTTAGCATTTTGGCTAGATAGGGTAAGAAAACCTATTGATCTTGAAGCATACAATAAGGCTCACAGCAAATTAGAAGGAAATCCGGAAGGCTCGTTATATGGTGAAACAGTCGTATTTACTGGTGAATTATCAATACCAAGAGCAAAAGCGGCAGAAATGGCGGCTCAAGCAGGTTGTAATGTTGCAACAGGAGTAAGCAAGAAAGTAACGTTACTTGTTATCGGTGAACAAGATATAACAAAATTAGCAGGCAAAGAATTAAGCAGTAAAGAAATAAAAGCAAGGGAGCTAATAGAAAAAGGATACCCTATTCAATTACTTTCAGAAAGTGATTTTTATCATTTAATCCAATCATCATAG
- a CDS encoding head-tail connector protein, translating to MAKPEIDLDVIKQHLRIDHDLDDDLLEEYAETALEVAQQHIGKVFGSDNTSETIKFTKSIKVGCLMYIGHLYANREMTSESMAIMRVIPMSVESLWNPYREPAIY from the coding sequence ATGGCTAAACCTGAAATAGACTTAGACGTAATCAAACAACATTTACGCATAGACCACGATTTAGATGATGATTTACTTGAAGAATATGCCGAAACGGCTTTAGAAGTTGCTCAACAGCATATCGGCAAAGTGTTTGGATCGGATAATACAAGTGAAACTATTAAATTCACTAAATCTATTAAAGTCGGTTGCTTAATGTATATAGGCCATCTATATGCTAATAGAGAGATGACTTCTGAGAGTATGGCTATTATGCGAGTTATCCCAATGTCTGTAGAAAGCCTTTGGAATCCATACAGAGAGCCAGCAATCTATTAA